In the Deinococcus depolymerans genome, AAGCCGATGATCACGCAGTGCACGGCCGCGTTGCCCTTGGCCTCGTTGGCCCATTTGAACGTCTGGTGCGCGAAGGTCAGTTGCTGCCCGTAGGTGTTCAGTACGCCCCCCCAGAGCGGCGCGACCTGTTCGCCCTGCGTGACGCTGTTGGTGCTGACAAGCGCGGTGGCCACGGGCAGCGCGGGGTGATCGCGGTGAGCGTGGTTCATGAGCTGCGCCGCTTTGAGGTACCACGCGCTCACGTAGTCCAGGACGCCGGCGTCACGGGTGCCCCCGAACGTGGCGACCACCTGGGCGCGCTGCAGGGCCGTCATCTTCTTGCCCCCCACGAAGGGCGGGTTGCCCACGATGTACAGCCGCGCGAGGGCCGGCGCGTCCGCGTCCAGGTTGAGGTGCGTGGCCCAGTCGTTCTGCAGGGCGTCCCCGTGCAGGATGTGCGCGGCCTGCCGCAGGGGCAGGTTCACGAAGTTCTGGCCCAGCTGCCGGCTGGCCTCGACGTTCATCTGATGGTCGGTGAGCCACATGGCCACGCGGGCGATCTGGCTGGGGAACTCGTCGTACTCGATGCCGTAGAACTGCCCCACGTTGACCTTGAGCAGCTGCGAGATGTCCAGTACCTGCTGCCCGCGCTGCTGCTCGATCAGGGCGTCCAGCTCCAGGCGCCGCAACTCGCGGTACGCGAGGATCAGGAAGTTGCCGCTCCCGCAGGCCGGGTCCATGAAGCGCAGTCGGGGTAACAGGTCAAGGAACGCCTGCAGCTTGCCCTTGTTGCCGCGCGCCGCTTCACGCTGCGCTTTGAGGTCGTCCAGAAACAGCGGCCCCAGGGCCTTGATGATGTTCTCCTCGGACGTGTAGTGAGCGCCCAGGCGCCGGCGCTCCTCTTTGTTCATAACGGCCTGGAACATGCTGCCGAAGATGGCGGGGCTCACCTGTCCCCAGTCCACGGTGCAGGCTTCCAGCAGCATCTCGCGCATCCGACTGTCGAAGTCCGCCAGCTGGATCGGTTCTGCGAACAGGTCACCGTTCACGTACGGGAACGCGGCGAGGTGAGCCGGCAGCGTGGACTGACGCCGGTCAGGGGCCTGGTTGAGTACCTGGAACAGGCGTCCGAGCGTGGCGCCCAGATCCTGCCCGTCCTTGCGGGTGTTATCTGCGAGCAGGTCGTAGAACACGTCTGTCTCGTCGAACAGACCCGTGTCGTCTGCGAAGAGCAGGAAGAGCAGGCGCACGAGCATGACTTCCAGGTCGTGCCCGGTGTACCCGCTGGCTTCCAGCAGGTCGTGCAGCTTGCCCATCTTCTCAGCGGCCTTGACGTTGACGGGATCGGCCTCGTGCAGGCGCCGGAGTTGCTTGCCGATCAGGAACCCGAAGGCCTCGACGCGGTTGGGCAGCTCGCTGAGCGGGAACTCGGTGTGATCGCCGCTGCTGACCTCGTACAGGCGCATCCGGGCGAAGTCCGACAGCGCAATGAACTGCGGGCGCTCGTGTTCCTCTAGGGCCTCGGCGTAGCCCAGGGCCTGCGCGTATGCGGCGTCCAGGTCTTCACCGGCGCTCTTATGCTCGGCCATGAAGCGGCCGGGCAGCAGCAGGTCGATGCGGCCCCGGCCGCTGCCCTTGCCCAGCCCGCTGACCTTCTGCTCGAACTTGCCCTCGCGGCGTCGGCTGACGCCGAACACCTTCAGGAAGTCATTCCAGAAAGACTGGGCCTCGGCGTTCTCCTTGCGTTCGCCCTGGTACTCCTGGGCGAATGTCGCGGCGTTCGTGCGGATCTCGTTCCAGTTCAATGCCATGTAACTACCCAGTATTCCCGCTCCTGGAGATGTCCGGTGTCGCACATGCATCTGACCGCTCGTCCAACACGATCACCTGTCGAACATAATCCAGAAAGAAAGAAAGTTAGAAAGAAAGAAAGACTCTCTCAGGTCCATGATGGGGTCAAGCGTCATGAGGCACAATGGGCCGCAGCTTATGCCCATCACGCAAGTCAACGCCGCACGCCTGCCCGTCCATCACGCTTCTCTGCAGGTCACGGGGTGGCTTCTGGAGCGCCGTGGCCAGACGTTCGTGCATCAATGGCCGGTGCAGCTGAGCGGCGAGGACCGCGTGCACATTGGGCAGCGCGTGACGGTGCTGGCGCGGCCCCGGACGGACCTGTGGGGGAATCTGAACGATAAGACCGGCCTGCAGCGGCTGGCCCTGGCGCCGGCGCACCGGCCAAACGGATCGCGGTTCAGCGCGCTTGGGCAGCTGCGCCGTGTGGATCCATCTGAACAGATGATCGTGCTGCGCACGTTCCGGAACGGTTCGCACGGCAAGTTCGTGTCCCTGCGCGTCCGCGCCACAGAGAGCGTCCTGCGGGCTGTGGACGTGAACTGGTGGGCCGTGCAGGTGCGGGGCGGCCTCGTTGGGCGCACGCTCATCGCGGACGTCGTGGAGCACCGGCCCCCAGTGCGCCCAGGGGGGAAGTGGATGGACGAGTGGACGCTCGCGCCGGGCGTGGATCTCACGGCCTTCCCTGACCTCATTGAGCGCCCACTGACGGCCAGCGCGGTGCTGCGGCGCACCCCAGCCGGGCGCTGCTACCTGAATGGCCGGCCGTTGAAAGGTGACGCCTTTGAGGCGCTGCTCAAGGCTGGGTATCTGTGGGGCCGAATCCCCGGAGTGCCCTGAACGAACAGCAGGGCCGCAGCTGGGGGCTGCGGCCTCGTGTGTCTACGCTGGGTTAGACGATCTCGACGGTGACCTCGGTGAACATCGGGCCCCCGGGACTGCTCCACGTTTCCCGGTAAGTACCCGGGACCATGAGCTTCGCGGGGCTGGCGCGGCTCGGTAGCCAAGCCTTGAACGCCCTCCAGGCCGTAGCCCAGTCGTCCGTCGTGAGAGTGGGTGTACGGGACGCGCTGCCGCGCCCGCTCCGTGTCTGGCCATGGATTATCCAGGTCATGCCTGAAGGGTAGGAAGGTTGGCCCGAAAACTGAAAAACGGTCACGTTGGGCTACAGCAGTCGATGGGCAGCGACGGCAGCGCGCGGTGTTCACGGAGATGGAGTAGAAGACCTCTGGTCGTGAACTGGGGGGCGATCCTACGTGAAGTGGTTCGCTGTGTTGGGACGCCCGGGCCGTACAGTCGTGACAAGCATTAAGAAACAATTAAGTAGGTGGACAGCCTGTTGGTGAGGCGTGGATAAGGTGCTGTCAGAAGCCTTCTTGTCACATAGATTTGACAAACGTCGTGTGCATCGGCGTTGAGGCCTTACAAGAGGGATCACCGTGCTCATCGGTCAGAAGGCGCCTTCTGACCCGTCCGGACTGTCCAGTTGCTAGCAGATCTAGATCTGCTAGCAACTGCTAGCTAGCAAGATATGAAGCTAGAAAGATTTCTTTCTTGCTTTCCACGACGTTGAATCTGGGCTTTGAGACTGGTCGGCCGGCGTGCTAGCGTCAAGCCAATAAAAAAGACCCGCGCAACAACGCACAGGCCCTCGACAAGCACAGCGTAGCGCGGGCGGGAGCCTATGCCTAGTGCCTGACCACCAATCCCCGTCCACACTCAAGTTTCTCAGCCTTATTCCCGTGGCCCTGCAGGTCGAGCAGACCCCCACTACTGAACCCATTACGCCGACGATCGAACCTGAGCCGTGTCCTGCGAGCGCCGTCACTCTGGTGGCTGCACAGCGACCCACCCTGACCGTTGCGACAGTGCAGACTGTCCAGGTATCCCGGGTGTTCACTCACCAATCGCTGTCAACTCCCAAGTTCCTCAGCCTCATCCCTGAGGGTCTGCAGGCCCCGCAGCACCCCACTTCCCAGTCCATCACTCTGGGGACCGTACAGCCGTCCGCTGTGGCCGTGAGGACCTGTGTGGACTTGGAAGCCCCGCAGGCTGTTATCCCGGCGCCCGGCATGCCGACGGGCGCACTGGAGCCTCGCACCGATGTTGTGCGTCCTAGCCCGGCGATCGCGGCTGCTTCAGTAACCGTGCGGCCGTCTGTTCCGCCCGTCCCGACCGTGCGGGCTGTCCAAGTGTCTCAGCTGCCCATCCCGCTTGTTGAGGACGTCCTCGCAGGCCTCCAGCTGTCCTCTGGCGCACGCCGGACGTTCGAGGCGCTGCATGACCTGGCGCTCCATGCGCTTGCGGTGCGGGGTCACAGCCCCTGCCCGAATACCCTGACCCTGCACCTGCCGCAGCAGCTGCTTGCGGAACAGGTGGGGTACACAACACGCCACCTGCGTCGCCTGCTGACCGAACTCGTCACCGCTGGCGTCCTCGACTGGGGAGCACACGCGTCGAAAGTCAGGGGCATGAGTCTGTGGGACGGCTGCCTGTGGGCAGTGAAGCTCCGTCCCGCTCAGGTGGTGCCCCAACTGCGGCGCGAGGACTGGCTCTACGACTGGCGTGACTTCGAGGGGGATATGGCCGCTGGGCGCACTGTGAAGGGCATCAAGGCAGAAATGTCCCAACTACATCCCGATGAGCGGAAAAAGGCTGTCATAGACACCTTAAAAGCCTGGGCCGTTATTCCCGGAACACCCTTGAATCCCGTTGCTTGTAGTTCGGACATCGGCGCTACAGATGACCTGGATGTCGTCCAGGGCGTCACAGACGTCGTTCGCCGGTTGGATGAGGTGGCGCAGGTGCATCCGTCGCACCGTGCCGGTCTGGTCGGCCGACTGGGGTCCGCCTTGAGCAAGGCCCTGGGTGACCGTCAGTCGCGCCGGTTCTACTGTGGCTTGATCTGGCAGTCGTGGCGTGAAGAGATTGAGGGACACGGGGGCCTGCAGGTGCTGAAGGCCCTGCTGGAGCGGTTGCAGGTCGATCGGCGTGAGTGGCTGGAGCTGCGTAGCCCCGGCGCACTGCTTGCTGCACGGTGGAACGCCAGGACGGCGTAAGGGGGTACCCCATCCTCAGAGTGCAGTGGTGGTGTCCGGAAATACTGGCCGGCCCGCGTAGTTGATGAACCAGTGAACAGCTGTGGGTTCCGTGCCGCGACTACGGCGCCGTAGTCGCGCATTACGCCTCAGGCAGACTGTCGGATTTTGAGTCAAGTTTAAAACACTGTGCAGAACTCTGCACAGATGTGCATGTCGTTCCGAGCAATGCCTTGCGGGAATGAAAGTTCGTGAATAACATAACCGGCCATGAACCGTCCCCCGTGGAGCCTGCACACGTGACCTCTCTTGGTATCTCTGCGGCAAACCCTTCCCACCTGTTCTCCGGCCTGCAGGATCTGCACGAATGGGACGCCCTGTGTCCCCCTGACGACGCGCCCACCTCGGGCCTTGTGAACCGCGAGCGGCAGCGCCAGCAGTTCGCCCTGCTGGATGTGGCCTGCACCCTGCTGCCCGGTGACAGTCGCCTGCAGCGGTGTCACCGGATCCGCTTGACCACGGGGGCTCCCCTGAGCGTCTACGAGCTGCCCTGGGGCCCCCTGGCGCTGCAGAACGTGCAGACGTGCGGCCGGCCCTACTGCCCACTGTGCGGCCCCCGGATCCGGTCGCGGCGTGGCCGTGAGCTGGTCGGCTTCGCGCAGGCCCTCACCGCGCAGGGGTACCGGGCCCTGCGCGTGGATTGGACGCACGCCCACCCCCCGGGTACGTCCATGGCCGTTCAGGTGGAGCAGCAACGTCACGTGTTCCAGGCCATTAACAGGGGCCGGCGCGCGCTGTCGCAGCAGCTGAGGGGTCTGGGGAGCTACGTGGGAGCCCGGCGCGCCCTGGACTACACCTACGGCGTTGGGGGGCATCACCTGCATGCGCACAGCGTCCTGTTCCTGAAGACGGACGCGCCGCTGGAGGACGTCATGAACGTGGTGCGGGGGGCGTACCTGCACGCCGCGCAGCAGGTGGGCGTCACCGTGGGCGTGGCCGGCGTGCATGGGGCGTGGATCGACCCTGAAGGTGCCCGCTACCTGCACAAGGCCGGCTGGGTGCGGCCGCTGACCATGGGGAGTTCCTGCAGTCCCGAGCAGCTGCTCCTGCTGGCCGGTCAGGGTGATGCGGACGCCGGGAATGCCTGGACGGAGTACGCCCAGGGCCTGCAGGGCGTTAGGACGATCAGTACCACCCCAGGCCTGCGTGCCCGTGCTGAGCACGCCTTGGCCAGTGATGGGGATGACGCGCAGCTCGCGCAGGGCACGGTGCCTCAGGGAGCGCGGCTGGTAGCCCGGCTGGCCCCGTCGATGGCCCGGCTCCCCCTCTTCGCGTTGCCGGCCATGGCTACCTCACAGCGCCCCCCGCAGCCCCCGCGTCTGCAGATGCGCCGCGTTCGTTCGCCCCTGGTCACGACGGCCCGCAGGCTGCCGCGCAACCGTCATTCATTGCAGCAGCGGCAATGAACTGAGGTAACCCCATGGATTGCTTACGCGACCTGATAATTAGGAGCAATGAACTTGACGTGCTGGACGTCATTTCCATTGCTCCTAGTCAGTTCCGTTGCCCATCAAAGAAAGAAAGAAAGAAAGTTACTGGCAGGTGATCAGCGAGGAGTCTGTTCGGTTCGTTCCAGGTATTCCTGCAGGGCGTCGCGCACGATCTCCTGGATCTTGCGGCCCTCGTTGAGTGCCTGCAGTTTCACGCGCCGGTGCAGCGCAGTGGGCAGCCGTGTGTTGAATGACTCCAGGGGGCTTTCATCCTTCACTGAGTGCGAAGCAGGCTGGGGGGCGCTCAGGGACGCTGCAGGCGCCTGGGGCACTTCGATGAGCAGTGGAGCCGGGGTGGTCGCGGCCGGGGTGCTGCTGGCCTTCCTGGGGGCTTTCTGTGGGGCCGGGGCAGCTGCGCTGACTAGCTCAGGGCTGTCCGGGGCTGTCTGCGCCTCTTTGCGTGCCTGGATGGCGCTCTCAATGGACTTGCCCTGGGTACTCTTGCGCTTGGGCGCGGGCTTCTCGGTAGGCTTCTTGCTGGTCACTTCAGTACCTCATGCAGTGCGGCCCGGTACTCGTCCAGGTCGCCAGGGAGCTCGCCAAAGGCGCGTTCAAACTTGATCAGGTGGGGGATGACTCCGAAGACGGGTAGCTCCTCGTGCTCAAGGGCGTGCTTCATCTCGGCCCCCAGGCCCCCGCGTGCCTGTGTGAGCAGGATCCCCCACTGGCCTGTGAAGCCGGACGCGGCCAGAGCGTCCAGGGTGGGAATCAGGCGATCAGCCTCAAGAGCGTTGCACTTGCTGACCACGATCACGCGGGTGGCCATGCGAGCTGACTCACCCAGCACGCGGGGGTCATTCGGGGGCGTGTCCACGACTACCCAATCGTGCTTCATGGCCTGGGCGCTCTTTCCGTCTGGGTACACCTTGAACGGCAGATCCCCAGCAGAGCGGGCCCAGGCCCCGGCACTGCCCTCGGGATCGCGGTCAAGGACGGCCACGTCGCGCCCCTGCTCTGCCAGCAGCGCGGCTGTGTACATGGCCGTGACCGTCTTCCCCACGCCCCCTTTGCGGGACAACACCGAAACGACTTCAGACATGGGTGAAAGATAACTCACTTGTGAGCTTTCGAGAAAGTAAGATTGAAAGAAAGAAAGAAAGTCATCTAGCGGAAGCAGTGACGAGTGCTGTCTGGCAGCCAAGACAAGGGGCCCCAGCATCGCTGAGGCCCCTTCAGATGAGGTTCGTTTACTTGGAAGGTGTGAGGGTGGCAATGCAGGTTGCGGTGCCATTTGCGCCGGCCTTGCAGTTGCTGAGCACTGCGTTGTAAGGGCCGGATTTCAGGACAACCGTGGCAGGAGCGGGGGCCGGTGCGGCAGCCACAGGTGCGGCGCCGTATTTGGCTGCCACGGGCACGTTGTTGATCGGTTTCCCGAACACCCCCACAACTGCGAGGCGTGTGGGCTTCTCTGTCATCACGAAGAAGATGCTGAACTTAATGGGGGTGCCCGCGTAGTAGTTCAAGTTGACGGAGTAGCCGCTTGCGCTTCCGGGACCACCGAGGCCCGCTAATGTCCCCTTGGTAGAACGGCCGTCTGGGCTGACAACATCAAAGTCGCTGACACCGAAGATCTTGGAACCGTTTTTCGTTGCCGTGAAGAGGAAGTCACACTGCACCCCGTCCGTAACGACGTAGCACTGCTGTACACGGATGGAGCCGTCCTCAACCCCAATGTTCTGAGCGAAGGCGTTGGCGCTGAACATCAGGCCCATGATCATCATCGCGGTTCGTTTCATCTGTTGACCCTAGGGAACTGCTCAGGTGCGAGCAAGCGAACTTGACGCAGCGGTGCCAATGCCCCCGTTGGGTGAACAGGCTCGGTTGCTACGTAAAGCGGCTTCAGCCCGCTGTGGCTGAGTTGGCACCCTTACATGCGGTCGAGGATCCGCTTGACCTGGACGCTAGCCCACAGGCCCCCCTTGCGGGTGCGGAACCCGGACGCGTTGAGCTTGCTGGCGATCGTGGCCAGACTGTCCCCCTGACCCCGGAGTGCGCTGGCGAAGGCCGTGACCTGCTGCGTGGCCACGCGGGCCGCTTCCCGCTGCGCTGCAGGCCCCAGGGCGCGCGTCTCGGGTGTCAGGTTCTGCGTGTGCCCTACAGGCAGACCTCTGGCCTTCCTGGCGGCGAGTGCGGCGCGGGTGCGCTCGCTGACGAGCCGTGCTTCGTGCTCTGCGAGGGCAGCCATGACGTGCAGGGTCATGCGGTTGGCGTCGGGCATGTCTGCAGCCATGAACTCCACGCTGGTGTCCATCAGGGCGCTCGTGAAGGCCACGTTGCGCGCCAGTCGATCGAGCTTGGCGATCAGCAGCAGCGCGCCGGCCCGGCGTGCAGCGTCCAGGGCCGCTTCCAGCTGCGGGCGTCTCACCTTCCGGCCGGACTCCACTTCCGTGAACTCTGCAGTGATGCTCAGACCTCTGCTCACAGCGAGGGCCTGCACAGCCGCGCGCTGGGCTTCCAGGCCCAGGCCGGACACGCCCTGCTTCGCGGTGCTCACCCGGTAGTAGGCGACGGCTGTGATGGTCGGGGTGGTCATGGGGTCCATGTTACAACCTGAGGTCGTTCATCTCAAGTTGTAATGCAGTGTTGTATGCAATGAATAACGTGCCCTGGTCGGCGCAGATTTACCGCTGGCTGCATAAGGCGTGCTGAACGCAACTCTGCACCATGGATGGATGCTTTCTTTCTTTCTTTCACGCAAGTGGGTCTGTGGCTGTTCGCTAGGCCAAGTGGCTGTGCACCGTTCACTGCGGCTGAGATAGCGTGAGTGCATGCAAGCGTTGCCAGTCCGGCCGAATGGCATTTGGCTTGAGCAGAACTCTGACGGGCTCTACGAGGTGTCGATCCGGCAGGGGCTGGAGCTGCGGCTGCTCTTGTCGTTGGATGATGTTGAGCGTCTGTCGGGCGTCCTGCTGGACTGGCTGGGGGCGTCCGCTGTCACCCGGGCATCGTGGCGTCTGCAGCCCCGCTGTGTCCTCCAGAGCGGGGCTGCGGACTGGCCGGTCTGGCTCATGCCTGCAAAGTGGGGTGGGGCGGATGAACGGCCTTCCCTGCGCCTCTCCAGCAGTCTGGGTACGACAGAGATGGATCTGTCGGATGCCAAGGTGTCTGACCTCGTGGCCCTGTGTCAGGGGATCGTTCAACACGTGTTGGTGACCTCGGTCCCTGGGCTTACGCCCGCGCTGCCTGGGCTGGCCTTCATGCCAGTTCAGCCTGCGCACCTTGCCCAGCTGGACGCCTGGGTGAATCGATCGAGTTACCGCGCCACATGCACATCCCGATCAGAGCCCACGTTGCTGCACCTGACCTGGGGACGCCCCGCGTCGGCCCTGCCTGCCCGGCAGGTCGCGGATTGGGCCGTTGTGGATGACCATGGCGTGCTCCTGGGGGGCATGCGGTGTACTCATGGGTCTAGCCTGGGCTGGGTGGATGTGGCGTGCTGGTATCACTCGCCCACTGCACGCCCAGCATTCACGGATCTGGTGAACGCTGCCCTGCAGGCCCGGCTGCTGCCCTTCAAGCGGATTGCCGTGACCTGTACGGGTGAGCGGTATGCCCACGGGCTGCTCAGCATGTTGGTCTTGTCTGGCGCGCATGAGACACTCCATTCGACCCGGTTTCCGGACGCTGCTGTGGAGGTCATCTACTGCTTCACCAATGGCGCGCCCGCCCCTGCTGGGACGGGCGTAAGTGAGTCCTGACTGCAGTAGTCAAAGCTGCCAGAGTTTGCCTCTAGCAGCGCCTGACAGTGGTTACTTGTTCTTGCTGGCCTTCTTCGCCCTGGGTGCCTTGGCTGCGCCGGTCATGGCCAGCGTGGGGGCGAGGGCCTGGTACTCGTTCAGCAGGATGTTCAGGCGCTGTGCGACGGTGCTGCCGGCCTTGATGCCGTACAGCGCTTCGACGGCCCGGTCAAGCTGGTTGTGGGCTGCGCGCAGGTCGGTGGGCATGATGCTGGGGTCATACATCTGCGCGAGGGTGCTGCTCGCGTGCTTCGTGCGGGCGTCCAGGACGGCCTGTGCGGCGTTGGTGACAGCATCGATCTGCTTGGGCTTGAGCGCGGCGCGGTCAGGCCACGGGAACGTGTTGTAGCTGAGATCCTTGCTGTAGCGGTATCGGCTTTCCAAACGTCCGCTGACGAGGCGCATCCAATCCATGTGCAGTCGGGACTGCAGTACGCCGTAGTGGAACAGATCGGCGTCGGGCACCATGAAGACCAGATTGTTCACGATCGTCTCGTCC is a window encoding:
- a CDS encoding DNA methyltransferase, whose amino-acid sequence is MALNWNEIRTNAATFAQEYQGERKENAEAQSFWNDFLKVFGVSRRREGKFEQKVSGLGKGSGRGRIDLLLPGRFMAEHKSAGEDLDAAYAQALGYAEALEEHERPQFIALSDFARMRLYEVSSGDHTEFPLSELPNRVEAFGFLIGKQLRRLHEADPVNVKAAEKMGKLHDLLEASGYTGHDLEVMLVRLLFLLFADDTGLFDETDVFYDLLADNTRKDGQDLGATLGRLFQVLNQAPDRRQSTLPAHLAAFPYVNGDLFAEPIQLADFDSRMREMLLEACTVDWGQVSPAIFGSMFQAVMNKEERRRLGAHYTSEENIIKALGPLFLDDLKAQREAARGNKGKLQAFLDLLPRLRFMDPACGSGNFLILAYRELRRLELDALIEQQRGQQVLDISQLLKVNVGQFYGIEYDEFPSQIARVAMWLTDHQMNVEASRQLGQNFVNLPLRQAAHILHGDALQNDWATHLNLDADAPALARLYIVGNPPFVGGKKMTALQRAQVVATFGGTRDAGVLDYVSAWYLKAAQLMNHAHRDHPALPVATALVSTNSVTQGEQVAPLWGGVLNTYGQQLTFAHQTFKWANEAKGNAAVHCVIIG
- a CDS encoding ParA family protein — encoded protein: MSEVVSVLSRKGGVGKTVTAMYTAALLAEQGRDVAVLDRDPEGSAGAWARSAGDLPFKVYPDGKSAQAMKHDWVVVDTPPNDPRVLGESARMATRVIVVSKCNALEADRLIPTLDALAASGFTGQWGILLTQARGGLGAEMKHALEHEELPVFGVIPHLIKFERAFGELPGDLDEYRAALHEVLK
- a CDS encoding recombinase family protein; translation: MTTPTITAVAYYRVSTAKQGVSGLGLEAQRAAVQALAVSRGLSITAEFTEVESGRKVRRPQLEAALDAARRAGALLLIAKLDRLARNVAFTSALMDTSVEFMAADMPDANRMTLHVMAALAEHEARLVSERTRAALAARKARGLPVGHTQNLTPETRALGPAAQREAARVATQQVTAFASALRGQGDSLATIASKLNASGFRTRKGGLWASVQVKRILDRM
- a CDS encoding type IIL restriction-modification enzyme MmeI; protein product: QEHDDLLKAEPAAAPFIKPMLDAQDYLQGGQRWALWLKDAAPSDLAKLPQVRKRIEDVKAWRLKSPRLQTQKKAETPALFGEDRHPTRGEYLVVPSVSSERRDYIPVGYMTDETIVNNLVFMVPDADLFHYGVLQSRLHMDWMRLVSGRLESRYRYSKDLSYNTFPWPDRAALKPKQIDAVTNAAQAVLDARTKHASSTLAQMYDPSIMPTDLRAAHNQLDRAVEALYGIKAGSTVAQRLNILLNEYQALAPTLAMTGAAKAPRAKKASKNK